The segment CGAGGAGGTGCCCTTCCGCAACCTGGAGGAGGCCCAGGGGCTGTTTTCGGTGATCCGCAGGCTCTTCGGAGGTCGCTGATGTGGTGGCGCAAACGGAGCAAGGAGAAGGCCAAGGAGAGGCTCAAGCTGGTCTTGGCCTACGACCGGGCCAAGCTTTCCCCGGGCCTGGTGGAGAGCCTGAAGCGGGACCTTCTGGAGGTGTTGCGCCGCTACTTCCCCGCCCAGGAGGAGGTCAATGTGGCCCTGGAGGAGCGGGGGGAGAAGATGGTGTTGATTGCCGATATCCCCTTGCGGTAGCCGCACATGGTTCTAAGGCGTCCGAACCTTCTGGCCTACGACTGGGGTTTAATCCTCCTGACCCTGGCCATAACCGTTCTGGGTTTGTTTAACCTCCGAAGCGCCGCCCCGGACCCGGGCCTCCTGAACCGCCAGCTTGTGGCCTTTCTCCTGGGCCTCCTCCTGGCGGTGGGGGTTCAGTTCTTTTCCCGCCGCACCGTCTTCGCCTTGGCCTACCCCCTTTACGCCCTTTCCCTTCTCCTTTTGGTGACCGTCTTGGCCGTCGGCCGGGAGATCAACGGGGCCAAGGCCTGGTTTGTGCTGGGCCCCGTGCAGTTCCAGCCCCTGGAGCTGGCCAAGCTGGGCTTGATCCTGGCCTTGTCCCGGCTCCTCGAGGGCCGGGAGGTGCGGCGGGTGTGGGATTATGTTCTGCCCGGGCTCCTGACGGCCCCCGTGATCCTCCTCCTCCTCCTCCAGCCGGATTTGGGGGGGAGCCTGGTGGTGCTCTTCGGCGTCTTTGCCATCTTGTTCGTGCGGGGCCTGCCCTGGAAGCACATCTTGGTGGGCCTTCTCGCCCTGGTCATCCTGGTACCCACCGTGGTCTGGCCCAACCTCAAGCCCTACCAGCGGGAGCGGGTCCTCATCGTTTTGGATCCCTACCGGGATCCCCTGGGCCAGGGCTTCCAGGTGATCCAGTCCACCATCGCCATCGGCTCGGGAGGACTCTTCGGCAAGGGGTATGGCCAGGGTACCCAGACCCAGCTGGGCTTCGTTCCCTTCCGCCACACGGACTTCGTCTTCGCCGTCTTTGCCGAGGAGTGGGGGTTTGTGGGCTCCGTGGCCCTCCTGGGGCTTTACGCCCTCCTTCTGGTGCGCCTTCTTAGCATGGCCCTGGAGTGTCCCCGCCTCTCCGACCGCCTCTTCCTGGCCGGGGTAGGGGGGATGCTGGGCTTCCAGGTGCTGGTGAACCTGGGGGTGGCGTTGGGGGTGATGCCGGTGACCGGGTTGACCCTTCCCCTTTTTTCCTACGGGGGTTCCAGCCTTGTGGCCACCCTGCTCTCCTTGGGTCTGGTCCTTTTGGTGCACCGGGACCGGGCGGCTCCCTAAAGGCTTGAGCCTGGGAGCCACTCCCCCTAAACTGGGCCCCGTGGCCGGGGAAGTGCTGGTTCGCCTCTTGGGGGTGCGGAAGGGTTTTGTCGGGGTGGTGGCCTTGGATGGCGTGGACCTCGAGGTCAAGCGGGGAGAGTTCTTCAGCCTTTTGGGGCCCTCGGGCTGCGGCAAGACCACCCTCCTCAGGCTTCTCGCCGGGTTTGACACCCCGGATGCGGGGCGGATCGAGATCGCCGGGAAGGACATGACCGGGGTTCCCCCCTACGCCCGCCCCGTGAACACCGTCTTTCAGAACTACGCCCTTTTTCCCCACATGACCGTGGAGGGAAACGTGGCCTTTGGCCTCCGCATGAAGGGGCTTCCCGCAGGGGAGGTTCGCAAAAAGGTGGCCTGGGCCCTGGAGCTGGTGGATCTCCTGGGCCTGGAGAAACGCTACCCCCGGGAGCTTTCCGGGGGGCAGAAGCAGCGGGTGGCCTTGGCCCGGGCCCTGGTGCTGGAGCCCGAGGTGCTCCTTTTGGACGAGCCCCTTTCCGCCTTGGACCTGAAGCTCCGCCAGGAGCTTAGGGTGGAGCTCATGCAGCTTCAGCGGAGGCTTGGCACCACCTTCATCTTCGTTACCCACGACCAGGAGGAGGCCTTGGTCATGTCCGACCGGATTGCGGTGATGCGCTCGGGGAGGGTTGAGCAGGTGGGCCTTCCCGACGAGGTCTACGAGCGGCCCAAAAACCGCTTCGTGGCGGATTTCCTCGGCCGTTCCAACTTCCTCTCCGCAAGGCCCCACCCAAAAGGGGCGGAAACCCCCCTTGGGATTTTGCGCCTGAAGGAGCCCCTTTCGCAGGAAGCCCACCTGGTGATCCGGCCGGAGAAGATCCGCCTTTACCCGGTGGGCAACGGGGCTCCTGCCCGGGAAAACCTGGTGCGGGCCAGGGTGGAGGAGATCGTCTACACGGGAGCGGAGAACCAGTACTACCTGCGGGCGGGGGAGGTGCGGCTTCTGGCCTATACCCTGAACCAGGACCTGCAGGAGCCTGGGGCCGAGGAGTTCACCTACGGGGAGGAGGTGTTCTGCTACCTTCCCCCGGAGAACCTGGTGGTGATCCATGAATGAGGCGGCTACTCCCTGGCAACGCGCCCTCCGGGTCCTGGTTACCGTGGGCCCTGGGGGCCTTTGGCTTTTGGTCTTCGTCCTTCTTCCCACCCTTTTGGTCCTTATGGCCTCCTTCCTCACCCGGGGGCCCTATGGGGAGCTTAGCGGGCCCTGGGGCT is part of the Thermus caldilimi genome and harbors:
- the minE gene encoding cell division topological specificity factor MinE: MWWRKRSKEKAKERLKLVLAYDRAKLSPGLVESLKRDLLEVLRRYFPAQEEVNVALEERGEKMVLIADIPLR
- the rodA gene encoding rod shape-determining protein RodA, with protein sequence MVLRRPNLLAYDWGLILLTLAITVLGLFNLRSAAPDPGLLNRQLVAFLLGLLLAVGVQFFSRRTVFALAYPLYALSLLLLVTVLAVGREINGAKAWFVLGPVQFQPLELAKLGLILALSRLLEGREVRRVWDYVLPGLLTAPVILLLLLQPDLGGSLVVLFGVFAILFVRGLPWKHILVGLLALVILVPTVVWPNLKPYQRERVLIVLDPYRDPLGQGFQVIQSTIAIGSGGLFGKGYGQGTQTQLGFVPFRHTDFVFAVFAEEWGFVGSVALLGLYALLLVRLLSMALECPRLSDRLFLAGVGGMLGFQVLVNLGVALGVMPVTGLTLPLFSYGGSSLVATLLSLGLVLLVHRDRAAP
- a CDS encoding ABC transporter ATP-binding protein, translated to MAGEVLVRLLGVRKGFVGVVALDGVDLEVKRGEFFSLLGPSGCGKTTLLRLLAGFDTPDAGRIEIAGKDMTGVPPYARPVNTVFQNYALFPHMTVEGNVAFGLRMKGLPAGEVRKKVAWALELVDLLGLEKRYPRELSGGQKQRVALARALVLEPEVLLLDEPLSALDLKLRQELRVELMQLQRRLGTTFIFVTHDQEEALVMSDRIAVMRSGRVEQVGLPDEVYERPKNRFVADFLGRSNFLSARPHPKGAETPLGILRLKEPLSQEAHLVIRPEKIRLYPVGNGAPARENLVRARVEEIVYTGAENQYYLRAGEVRLLAYTLNQDLQEPGAEEFTYGEEVFCYLPPENLVVIHE